The following are from one region of the Stigmatella ashevillena genome:
- a CDS encoding DPP IV N-terminal domain-containing protein produces the protein MKALLLSLLLLPFAAFAQAPVIQISGANFRPLPLAYPAPLTVDDGGKKATADFDDPFLFDLRASGLFQVLDRASFTADAKEGITAGSINFARWSDVGAESLVKVQLGAEGGTLRGELRLFNVGSGREDFKASHAVPTSEPRQLAHFLADALYRHLTREPSPFLSHIVFVRKARDNRDVWTADWDGNNARALTSGGINLLPALGPDGAVAYTSYRKGQPDLYLQKPGSEAQPIVQNGQMATGVAFSPDGKRIAYAQAQGESTQIYVANTDGSDPKRITDTPYGINSSPSWSPDGKRLAFVSNRGGSPQIYVMNVDGTNARRLTFQGNYNQTPDWSPRGDLIAFTARDERNAFDLFSVNVDTGKITRLTQDQSNNEEPVFSPNGRLILFSSTRTGTAQLFVMTAEGNNPLPLPMGKGGGLTPDWAP, from the coding sequence ATGAAAGCCCTGCTGCTCTCGCTGCTGCTCCTGCCCTTCGCGGCATTCGCTCAAGCCCCGGTGATTCAAATCTCCGGCGCCAACTTCCGCCCCCTGCCGCTGGCCTATCCCGCCCCTCTGACCGTGGACGATGGTGGAAAGAAGGCCACCGCGGATTTCGACGATCCCTTCCTGTTCGACCTGCGGGCCTCGGGCCTCTTCCAGGTGCTGGACCGCGCCAGCTTCACGGCGGACGCCAAGGAGGGCATCACCGCGGGCAGCATCAACTTCGCGCGCTGGTCCGACGTGGGGGCCGAGTCGCTCGTGAAGGTGCAGCTGGGCGCCGAGGGAGGCACCCTCCGGGGCGAGCTTCGCCTGTTCAACGTGGGCTCTGGCCGGGAGGACTTCAAGGCCAGTCATGCCGTGCCCACCTCGGAGCCCCGCCAGCTCGCGCACTTCCTCGCGGATGCCCTCTACCGCCACCTCACCCGCGAGCCGAGCCCCTTCCTGTCTCACATCGTCTTCGTGCGAAAGGCGCGCGACAACCGGGACGTGTGGACGGCCGACTGGGACGGAAACAACGCGCGCGCCCTCACCAGCGGCGGCATTAACCTGTTGCCAGCCCTGGGGCCTGACGGCGCCGTGGCCTACACCTCCTATCGCAAGGGCCAGCCCGACCTCTACCTCCAGAAGCCCGGCAGCGAGGCCCAGCCCATTGTCCAGAACGGCCAGATGGCCACCGGCGTGGCCTTCTCCCCGGATGGCAAGCGCATCGCCTATGCGCAGGCCCAGGGAGAGAGCACCCAGATCTACGTGGCCAACACGGACGGCAGCGACCCCAAGCGCATCACCGATACCCCCTACGGCATCAACTCCAGCCCTTCCTGGTCTCCAGATGGCAAGCGCCTCGCCTTCGTGTCCAATCGAGGAGGTTCCCCGCAAATCTATGTGATGAACGTGGACGGGACGAACGCCCGGCGGTTGACCTTCCAGGGCAACTACAACCAGACCCCTGACTGGTCGCCGCGCGGGGACCTCATCGCCTTCACCGCACGCGACGAGCGCAACGCCTTCGATCTCTTCTCGGTCAACGTGGACACGGGGAAGATCACCCGTCTGACGCAGGACCAAAGCAACAACGAGGAGCCGGTCTTCTCTCCCAACGGCCGCCTCATCCTCTTCAGCTCCACGCGCACGGGCACCGCCCAGCTCTTCGTGATGACGGCGGAGGGCAACAACCCGCTCCCGCTCCCCATGGGCAAGGGAGGCGGACTCACCCCCGACTGGGCCCCATGA
- a CDS encoding aminotransferase class V-fold PLP-dependent enzyme, translating to MSASAFRAHWSLDPDVHYLNHGAYGACPTAVLQVQSELRARLEAEPVRFFVREYERLLDEARATLAAFLEADAEDLAFVSNATSGVNAVLRSLRFSPGDELLTTDHEYNASRNALDWVSHRSGAQVVTAKLPWPSPTPAAVVDAVLSHVTPRTRLFLVDHITSQTALVLPLRELVHALRERGVETLVDGAHGPGQVPLSLKALGAGYYTGNCHKWLCAPKGAAFLHVRKDLQADLKPLSVSHGHNSPRRDRSRYRLDFDWTGTDDPTPLLCVPHALRFMGSLLPGGWPAVMADNRAKVLAARRLLCERLGAQPLCPEEMVGSLAAVALPDGFPSAPPSPLYLDPLQDRLLFEHHIEVPIIPWPRAPQRHLRLSAQLYNTHTEYQLLAEALEALLR from the coding sequence ATGAGCGCCTCGGCCTTCCGCGCGCACTGGTCCCTCGACCCGGACGTCCACTACCTCAACCACGGCGCGTATGGCGCCTGTCCCACCGCCGTGCTCCAGGTCCAGTCGGAGCTGCGCGCGCGCCTGGAAGCCGAGCCCGTGCGCTTCTTCGTCCGCGAGTACGAGCGGTTGCTCGACGAGGCCCGCGCCACCCTGGCGGCCTTTCTGGAAGCCGACGCGGAGGACCTCGCCTTCGTGAGCAATGCCACCTCGGGGGTGAACGCGGTGCTGCGCTCGCTGCGCTTCTCCCCGGGTGACGAGTTGCTCACCACCGACCACGAGTACAACGCCTCCCGCAACGCGCTGGACTGGGTCTCCCACCGCTCGGGCGCCCAGGTGGTGACCGCGAAGCTGCCCTGGCCCTCGCCCACGCCTGCCGCCGTGGTGGACGCGGTGCTCTCTCACGTCACCCCTCGCACCCGGCTGTTCCTGGTCGACCACATCACCAGCCAGACGGCGCTCGTCCTGCCCCTCCGGGAACTCGTCCACGCCCTGCGCGAGCGCGGGGTGGAGACGCTGGTGGACGGCGCACACGGCCCCGGGCAAGTGCCCCTGTCGCTGAAAGCCCTGGGCGCTGGGTACTACACGGGCAACTGCCACAAATGGCTGTGTGCCCCCAAGGGCGCTGCCTTCCTGCACGTGCGCAAGGATCTTCAGGCGGACCTCAAGCCCCTCTCGGTGAGCCATGGGCACAACTCACCGCGCCGGGACCGCTCCCGCTACCGGCTGGACTTCGACTGGACCGGAACGGATGACCCGACCCCGCTGCTCTGCGTGCCTCACGCCCTGCGCTTCATGGGGAGCCTGCTGCCCGGCGGCTGGCCCGCGGTGATGGCGGACAATCGGGCCAAGGTCCTGGCCGCCCGCCGCCTGCTGTGTGAGCGCCTGGGAGCACAGCCCCTCTGTCCAGAGGAGATGGTGGGCTCCCTGGCCGCCGTGGCCCTCCCGGACGGATTTCCCTCCGCGCCCCCCTCTCCCTTATATCTGGATCCGCTCCAGGACCGGCTCCTCTTCGAGCACCACATCGAAGTGCCCATCATCCCCTGGCCCCGGGCGCCCCAGCGCCACCTCCGGTTATCCGCTCAGCTCTACAACACCCACACGGAGTACCAACTCCTCGCGGAGGCTTTGGAAGCGCTCTTGCGTTGA
- a CDS encoding Ppx/GppA phosphatase family protein: MPRFATIDVGTNSVLLLVAERTSKGRFEPVLERAEITRLGRGVDQSRRLSPEGMEATLEVLTAFAQEARALGAEGIAVSATSAARDAQNGKEFLDAAQHRAGVSVEIISGEMEAQLSFASVHMDFAQETSGPLLVIDIGGGSTEFIYGNKAGQVEFRHSYDVGSVRLTERFIHTDPLSAEERERIASFLRSTFSTLPPPPPASALVGVAGTVTTLFTVQNRIEPYDALRVQGGTLLRSEVEGLADQLCGLPLEQRRALPGLQPKRADVIPAGALILLEALKALKVDRCRVSDRGLRWGLLAHRFGAV, encoded by the coding sequence ATGCCTCGCTTTGCCACCATCGATGTGGGCACCAACTCCGTTCTTCTCCTCGTGGCGGAACGCACCTCGAAAGGCCGCTTCGAGCCCGTGCTCGAGCGCGCCGAAATCACCCGGCTGGGCCGCGGGGTGGACCAGAGCCGCCGCCTGTCCCCCGAAGGCATGGAGGCCACGCTCGAGGTCCTGACGGCCTTCGCCCAGGAGGCGCGCGCCTTGGGCGCCGAGGGCATCGCCGTCTCCGCCACCAGCGCCGCACGCGACGCCCAGAACGGCAAGGAGTTCCTGGACGCCGCGCAGCACCGCGCGGGCGTATCCGTGGAGATCATCTCCGGTGAGATGGAGGCTCAGCTCTCGTTCGCCTCGGTCCACATGGACTTCGCCCAGGAGACGTCGGGCCCCCTGCTCGTCATCGACATCGGCGGTGGCTCCACCGAATTCATCTACGGCAACAAGGCCGGCCAGGTGGAGTTCCGCCACAGCTACGACGTGGGCTCGGTCCGCCTCACCGAGCGCTTCATTCACACGGATCCCCTCTCCGCCGAAGAGCGTGAGCGCATCGCCTCCTTCCTGCGGAGCACCTTCTCCACCCTGCCGCCCCCGCCCCCGGCCTCGGCGCTGGTGGGGGTGGCAGGCACGGTGACGACGCTCTTCACGGTGCAGAACCGCATCGAGCCGTATGACGCCCTTCGCGTCCAGGGCGGCACCCTGCTGCGCTCCGAGGTGGAGGGGCTCGCGGACCAACTCTGTGGCCTGCCGCTGGAGCAGCGCCGCGCCCTTCCCGGACTGCAACCCAAGCGCGCCGACGTCATCCCCGCGGGCGCGCTCATCCTCCTGGAGGCCCTGAAGGCCCTGAAGGTCGATCGCTGCCGCGTGAGCGACCGCGGCTTGCGCTGGGGGCTGCTGGCCCACCGCTTCGGAGCCGTCTGA
- a CDS encoding spinster family MFS transporter, which produces MSLTPAVASPSAPETSVRAGYALFVLTLINLVNYLDRYIVSSALPAIQTEFGINNTQSGLLGTVFIVVFMLASPLGGYLGDRIPRKLLVAVGVLLWSLATGASGLATSFIALLVARAFIGIGEAGYGAVAPSIISDLYPREQRTRMLSFFYIAIPVGAAMGYGLGGWLTASYSWHVAFYAGGVPGLLLGVLAFFMPEPRRGAMDEPGAQTKMPFREGLAGLASNKAFWATTLGYTLMTFSIGGLGFWMPTYMEKARGMPGDRASFLFGAITATAGLLGTLAGGWLGDRLDRKREGGGLGMSGVGLLLAAPCMFVAVNLESEPAMFATIALAQFFIFLNSGPINAAIVNCVPPAFRAFAMGLNVLCIHMLGDAISPTLIGKIADMSSLTTAIEWNALPVLFGGFALLVGAKLFRVAAPVPR; this is translated from the coding sequence ATGAGCCTCACCCCCGCGGTGGCTTCCCCCTCTGCGCCGGAGACGTCCGTCCGCGCAGGCTACGCCCTGTTCGTCCTCACCCTCATCAACCTGGTCAACTACCTCGACCGGTACATCGTCTCCAGCGCGCTGCCCGCCATCCAGACCGAGTTTGGCATCAACAACACGCAGTCGGGCCTGCTCGGCACCGTCTTCATCGTGGTGTTCATGCTGGCCTCGCCCCTGGGCGGCTATCTGGGAGACAGGATCCCCCGCAAGCTGCTGGTGGCCGTGGGCGTCCTGCTGTGGAGCCTCGCCACGGGCGCCTCGGGGTTGGCCACATCCTTCATTGCCCTGCTCGTGGCGCGCGCCTTCATCGGCATTGGAGAGGCGGGCTATGGGGCGGTCGCCCCCTCCATCATCTCGGACCTCTACCCCCGGGAGCAGCGCACCCGGATGCTCTCGTTCTTTTACATCGCCATCCCCGTGGGCGCGGCGATGGGCTACGGGCTGGGGGGGTGGCTCACCGCGAGCTACTCCTGGCACGTGGCCTTCTACGCGGGCGGCGTGCCGGGGCTCCTGCTGGGCGTCCTGGCCTTCTTCATGCCCGAGCCGCGGCGAGGGGCCATGGACGAGCCGGGGGCGCAGACCAAGATGCCCTTCCGGGAGGGCCTGGCAGGACTGGCCAGCAACAAGGCCTTCTGGGCCACCACCCTGGGCTACACGTTGATGACGTTCTCGATTGGCGGCCTGGGCTTCTGGATGCCCACCTACATGGAAAAGGCCCGGGGGATGCCAGGAGACAGGGCCAGCTTCCTCTTTGGCGCCATCACGGCCACCGCGGGCCTTCTGGGCACCTTGGCCGGTGGGTGGCTGGGAGACCGTCTGGACCGCAAGCGCGAGGGAGGGGGCCTGGGGATGTCCGGCGTGGGGCTGTTGCTCGCGGCGCCGTGCATGTTCGTGGCGGTCAACCTGGAATCCGAGCCGGCGATGTTCGCCACCATCGCCCTGGCGCAGTTCTTCATCTTCCTCAACAGCGGCCCCATCAACGCGGCCATCGTCAACTGCGTGCCGCCCGCGTTTCGCGCCTTCGCCATGGGGCTCAACGTGCTCTGCATCCACATGCTGGGCGACGCCATCTCTCCGACGCTCATCGGGAAGATCGCCGACATGTCCAGCCTCACCACCGCCATCGAGTGGAACGCACTGCCGGTGTTGTTCGGTGGCTTCGCACTGCTCGTCGGCGCCAAGCTGTTTCGCGTGGCAGCCCCCGTCCCGCGCTGA
- a CDS encoding S8 family serine peptidase has translation MTKSVTRPLGTGVRARSAKTLGAVWIMAALACEGPGNTTSTHQQAEGYRADASAHKVQISAAQATQLEKSGAKFQVIGDYGSFKLVQADEQTLAALPNTAGVQLRDNYNDILLNAGVINTASAHGQSLRGMRPLASGKGLHIVQFAGPVKPEWYKELEQTGVRVVTYIPNNAYIVYGDAAALSKLDSHVRTARVIQWNSDYLNDFKLDPSVYKSETPTFQVQLVKDAEANEATLGLIRQLQSRGGKIRESQGYVNVMAYLTRQDLFAIAERPDVVSIQPYFTPKKVDERQDMIVAGQLTGNAPTGPGYLAWLQSKGFNTTQIADFGVDVSDSGLDNGTLTPNHFGLYSGGDVSNTSRVAYARLEGSPNSGSTIQGCDGHGTLNSHIVMGYVAQSGAPHADSLGFAYGLGVAPFVKVGSSVVFDPGSFTEPVYEDLQSRAYNDGMRVSSNSWGASSNLYTADAQAYDALVRDAQPEGSAHATPGNQEMVILFAAGNSGSSANTVGTPGTAKNIITVGASENVHPFGGADACDTGDIEADSARDMATFSSRGPTSDGRKKPDIVAPGTHVSGGVAQTEGQRANPPASPLGDANPCFDATGVCAGYNSDFHPAGQEWYSASTGTSHSTPAVAGGAALVRQYFINKAITPPSAAMTKAYLMNSASYMTGTGANDNLFSNNQGMGLMDLGFAFDGTQRLLSDQTAENLFTATGQTRTFEGTISDATKPFRVTLAWTDAPGPTSGSAWKNNLDLTVTVGGKTYNGNVFEKGVSIAGGAVDERNNVESVFLPAGLSGTYTITVTAANINSDGVPANASALDQDFALVAYNSCTDAGEVPTGVTATVSGDNKIDVSWTTNSSASYSIYRATTAGGPYTRLSGATASPYTDTTVSGGTTYYYVVRGVECAESANSNESSVTATGVCTLPPTFAGVSSAANAAAATCGTTVSWAAGSAACGGTLTYNVYRSTTQGFTPSSATRIAEGVTGTSFADTLNLAQGTTYYYVVRAAESGVAASPVEETNTVEKSAAPTGVITPGARFFDDLDSSRPANAAAYWIASATLGNANTINLVSGCHYQSATSAYRFGAATTTCGGTYPISTDATLSLGGNGSVDPAINGFNIDTTATDPKLTFNLWYAFEKDYDGAYLAYSVTAANGPWTAISDAVSTTQPYVSAGGYDGALRSSATTRIWTTQNTGANGSLKAVTVNLKALAGKKVWFAFRFYADNLYNYEGVYVDDVRLNADNIASCTTSTPPPGPAVTYKVTDLPATAQAGSPVTFTVTALDAVGQTATGYTGSASFQSSDAQAVLPAATAFTAGVASGVGITFKTLGKQTVTATDTTSASITGSGSTTVTPGAPAGIVFTVQPVNAGAGVSITPAVKVGLVDAFGNAVTTGTTSITVALGNNPTGATLSGTTTVAAAAGVATFSNLSLDKVGAGYTLTATAAGIEGATATSSAFSVGPGPAAKLAFITQPSNSPVGILAPVQVAVQDKYGNTTTSTANVTIALDANPAGGTLSGTTTVAAVAGVATFSTLKITKIGAGYTLAATSGSLTKAVSNPFNLGAAPPYRALFSVQPSDTTAGTPISPAVQVTLYDEFGNLSTGATTPVSIALASNPSGALLNGVTTVIPVNGVAVFNDLEVDRSGFNFTLVAGASGLYPDTSKGFNVAPGSGSTLTQLVFRSAPSPASIIVAGETLSPVEVELQDANGQIITSGTHTVTLYLGTNPTGALLLGATTASTVNGVAKFDDLSLRKAGTGYTLRASAPTFLSTTSPSFKVLGGAPASYKLALPASVPAGTDVTLTATAYDAYRNVAALYAGAAKVTSTDAAATFPATVQFAEGKASLTVKFATGGLNTITVTDATTDTLSASVQTNTTTTSTGGGDGGGDGDDDDDDSGCSATSGTDASIYLGLLVLAKYALGRKRRGQLAA, from the coding sequence ATGACGAAATCTGTAACCCGTCCGCTCGGAACGGGCGTTCGTGCGCGCAGCGCGAAGACGCTCGGAGCGGTATGGATCATGGCGGCACTGGCCTGCGAAGGGCCCGGCAACACCACCTCCACACACCAGCAGGCCGAGGGGTACCGGGCGGACGCGTCTGCGCACAAGGTGCAGATCAGCGCGGCGCAGGCCACGCAGCTGGAGAAGAGCGGCGCCAAGTTCCAGGTCATTGGCGACTACGGCTCCTTCAAGCTCGTGCAGGCCGATGAGCAGACCCTGGCAGCGCTGCCCAACACGGCGGGCGTGCAGCTTCGCGACAACTACAACGACATCCTGCTGAACGCGGGTGTCATCAACACCGCCTCGGCGCATGGCCAGTCCCTGCGTGGGATGCGGCCGCTGGCCTCCGGCAAGGGCCTGCACATCGTGCAGTTCGCCGGTCCCGTGAAGCCCGAGTGGTACAAGGAGCTGGAGCAGACGGGCGTCCGGGTCGTCACCTACATCCCCAACAACGCGTACATCGTCTACGGGGACGCGGCGGCGCTGAGCAAGCTGGATTCGCACGTTCGCACCGCGCGCGTCATCCAGTGGAACAGCGACTACCTGAACGACTTCAAGCTGGACCCGTCCGTCTACAAGTCCGAGACGCCGACCTTCCAGGTCCAGCTCGTCAAGGATGCCGAGGCGAACGAGGCGACGCTGGGGCTCATCCGCCAGCTGCAGTCGCGCGGCGGGAAGATCCGCGAGAGCCAGGGCTACGTCAACGTGATGGCGTACCTGACCCGGCAGGATCTCTTCGCCATTGCCGAGCGGCCGGATGTCGTCTCCATTCAACCGTACTTCACGCCGAAGAAGGTTGACGAGCGGCAGGACATGATCGTCGCCGGCCAGCTCACCGGTAACGCCCCCACGGGCCCGGGCTATCTGGCATGGCTCCAGTCCAAGGGTTTCAACACGACCCAGATCGCCGACTTCGGCGTGGACGTGAGCGACAGCGGCCTCGACAACGGCACGCTGACGCCCAACCACTTCGGCCTGTACTCCGGTGGCGATGTCAGCAACACCAGCCGCGTCGCCTACGCCCGCCTGGAAGGCTCGCCGAACTCCGGCAGCACCATCCAGGGGTGTGACGGCCACGGTACCCTGAACTCGCACATCGTCATGGGCTACGTCGCTCAGAGCGGTGCGCCGCACGCGGACTCGCTGGGCTTTGCCTACGGCCTGGGCGTGGCGCCCTTCGTGAAGGTGGGCTCGTCGGTGGTGTTCGACCCGGGCAGCTTCACGGAGCCCGTGTACGAGGACCTCCAGTCGCGCGCCTACAACGACGGCATGCGCGTCAGCAGCAACAGCTGGGGCGCCAGCTCCAACCTGTACACCGCGGATGCGCAGGCCTACGACGCGCTGGTGCGTGACGCCCAGCCGGAAGGCTCGGCGCACGCCACCCCTGGCAACCAGGAGATGGTCATCCTGTTCGCCGCGGGCAACTCCGGCTCGTCCGCGAACACGGTCGGCACCCCGGGTACCGCGAAGAACATCATCACGGTCGGCGCTTCCGAGAACGTCCACCCCTTCGGTGGCGCGGACGCGTGTGACACGGGCGACATCGAGGCGGACTCCGCCCGCGACATGGCGACGTTCTCCAGCCGCGGCCCCACCTCGGACGGCCGCAAGAAGCCGGACATCGTGGCGCCCGGTACCCACGTCTCGGGCGGTGTGGCCCAGACCGAGGGTCAGCGCGCCAACCCCCCGGCCTCTCCGCTGGGTGACGCGAACCCCTGCTTCGATGCCACCGGCGTCTGCGCGGGCTACAACAGCGACTTCCACCCGGCCGGCCAGGAGTGGTACTCGGCCTCGACCGGTACCAGCCACTCCACCCCGGCGGTGGCGGGTGGCGCGGCGCTGGTTCGCCAGTACTTCATCAACAAGGCCATCACGCCGCCCAGCGCGGCGATGACGAAGGCCTACCTGATGAACTCCGCCAGCTACATGACGGGGACGGGCGCCAACGACAACCTCTTCTCCAACAACCAGGGCATGGGCTTGATGGACCTGGGCTTCGCCTTTGACGGCACCCAGCGTCTGCTGAGTGACCAGACGGCGGAGAACCTCTTCACCGCGACGGGCCAGACCCGCACCTTCGAGGGGACGATCTCGGATGCGACCAAGCCCTTCCGCGTGACGCTGGCGTGGACGGACGCGCCGGGCCCCACGAGCGGCAGCGCCTGGAAGAACAACCTGGACCTCACGGTCACCGTGGGCGGCAAGACCTACAATGGAAACGTCTTCGAGAAGGGCGTCTCCATCGCGGGCGGCGCGGTGGATGAGCGCAACAACGTCGAGAGCGTGTTCCTGCCCGCGGGCCTGTCGGGCACGTACACCATCACGGTGACGGCGGCGAACATCAACTCGGACGGCGTGCCGGCCAACGCCTCGGCGCTGGACCAGGACTTCGCGCTCGTTGCCTACAACAGCTGCACGGACGCGGGCGAAGTGCCCACCGGCGTGACGGCCACCGTGTCGGGCGACAACAAGATCGACGTGAGCTGGACGACCAACTCCTCCGCCAGCTACTCCATCTACCGCGCCACCACGGCGGGCGGGCCCTACACCCGTCTTTCCGGCGCGACGGCGTCTCCCTACACCGACACCACCGTCTCGGGCGGCACCACGTACTACTACGTGGTTCGCGGCGTCGAGTGCGCGGAGTCGGCCAACTCCAACGAGTCCTCGGTCACCGCCACGGGCGTGTGCACGCTGCCTCCCACGTTCGCGGGCGTGTCCTCCGCGGCCAACGCGGCGGCGGCCACCTGCGGCACCACGGTGAGCTGGGCTGCGGGCAGCGCGGCGTGCGGCGGCACCCTGACCTACAACGTCTACCGCAGCACCACCCAGGGCTTCACCCCGTCCAGTGCCACCCGCATCGCCGAGGGCGTCACCGGCACCAGCTTCGCGGATACGCTGAACCTGGCGCAGGGAACCACCTACTACTACGTGGTCCGCGCCGCGGAGTCCGGCGTGGCCGCGAGCCCGGTCGAGGAGACGAACACCGTTGAGAAGTCCGCCGCCCCCACGGGTGTCATCACCCCGGGTGCCCGCTTCTTCGACGACCTGGACAGCAGCCGTCCGGCGAACGCGGCCGCGTACTGGATCGCCTCGGCGACCCTGGGCAACGCGAACACGATCAACCTCGTGTCGGGCTGCCACTACCAGTCGGCCACCAGCGCCTACCGCTTCGGCGCGGCGACCACCACGTGCGGTGGCACCTACCCCATCAGCACGGACGCCACCCTGTCGCTGGGCGGCAACGGCTCGGTGGACCCCGCCATCAACGGTTTCAACATCGACACCACGGCGACCGATCCGAAGCTGACCTTCAACCTCTGGTACGCCTTCGAGAAGGACTACGACGGTGCCTACCTGGCCTACAGCGTCACGGCGGCGAACGGGCCCTGGACGGCTATCTCCGATGCGGTGTCCACCACCCAGCCGTACGTCTCGGCGGGCGGCTATGACGGCGCGCTCAGGAGCAGCGCGACCACCCGCATCTGGACGACCCAGAACACGGGCGCCAACGGCTCGCTCAAGGCGGTCACCGTCAACCTGAAGGCGCTGGCGGGCAAGAAGGTGTGGTTCGCGTTCCGCTTCTACGCGGACAACCTCTACAACTACGAGGGTGTCTACGTGGATGACGTTCGCCTCAACGCGGACAACATCGCCAGCTGCACCACCAGCACGCCTCCTCCGGGCCCGGCCGTGACCTACAAGGTGACGGACCTCCCGGCCACCGCTCAGGCGGGTTCGCCTGTCACCTTCACGGTCACGGCGCTGGATGCCGTGGGCCAGACGGCGACCGGCTACACGGGCAGCGCGTCCTTCCAGAGCTCGGATGCGCAGGCGGTTCTGCCTGCCGCCACGGCCTTCACCGCGGGCGTTGCGAGCGGCGTGGGCATCACGTTCAAGACCCTGGGCAAGCAGACCGTGACCGCGACGGACACGACGAGCGCGTCCATCACCGGCAGCGGCAGCACCACGGTCACCCCGGGTGCCCCCGCGGGCATCGTCTTCACCGTGCAGCCCGTCAACGCGGGCGCGGGTGTGTCCATCACGCCGGCCGTCAAGGTCGGACTGGTGGACGCGTTCGGCAACGCGGTGACGACTGGGACGACCAGCATCACCGTGGCGCTGGGCAACAACCCGACGGGTGCCACCCTGTCCGGCACCACCACGGTGGCGGCGGCCGCGGGTGTGGCCACCTTCAGCAACCTGTCGCTTGACAAGGTGGGGGCCGGCTACACGCTGACCGCCACCGCCGCGGGCATCGAGGGGGCGACCGCCACCAGCTCGGCGTTCTCCGTCGGTCCGGGCCCTGCGGCCAAGCTGGCCTTCATCACGCAGCCTTCCAACAGCCCCGTGGGCATCCTGGCCCCGGTGCAGGTGGCCGTGCAGGACAAGTACGGCAACACCACCACCTCCACGGCCAACGTCACCATCGCGCTGGATGCCAATCCGGCCGGCGGGACGCTGTCCGGCACCACCACGGTGGCGGCGGTCGCGGGTGTGGCCACCTTCAGCACCCTGAAGATCACCAAGATTGGCGCTGGCTACACGCTGGCGGCAACCTCGGGCTCGCTCACCAAGGCGGTCAGCAACCCGTTCAATCTGGGCGCGGCGCCTCCGTACCGTGCGCTCTTCAGCGTGCAGCCGAGCGACACCACCGCGGGAACGCCGATCAGCCCGGCCGTGCAGGTCACCCTGTACGACGAGTTCGGTAACCTCTCGACGGGGGCCACGACCCCCGTGTCCATCGCCCTGGCCAGCAACCCGAGTGGCGCGCTGCTGAACGGCGTCACGACGGTCATCCCGGTGAACGGCGTGGCGGTCTTCAACGACCTCGAGGTGGATCGCTCGGGCTTCAACTTCACCCTGGTGGCGGGCGCCAGCGGCCTCTACCCGGACACGAGCAAGGGCTTCAACGTGGCGCCGGGCTCCGGCAGCACGCTGACCCAGTTGGTCTTCCGCTCCGCGCCGAGCCCGGCCAGCATCATCGTGGCCGGTGAGACGCTGTCTCCGGTCGAGGTGGAGCTGCAGGATGCGAACGGCCAGATCATCACCAGTGGCACGCACACCGTGACGCTGTACCTGGGCACCAACCCGACGGGGGCGCTGCTGCTGGGCGCCACCACGGCCTCCACGGTCAACGGTGTGGCGAAGTTCGACGACCTCTCGCTGCGGAAGGCCGGCACCGGCTACACGCTGCGGGCGAGCGCTCCGACGTTCCTGAGCACGACGAGCCCGTCGTTCAAGGTGCTGGGTGGCGCGCCGGCCTCCTACAAGCTGGCGCTCCCCGCGAGCGTCCCGGCGGGTACGGACGTGACGCTCACGGCCACGGCCTACGACGCTTACCGCAACGTGGCCGCTCTGTACGCGGGCGCTGCCAAGGTGACCAGCACGGATGCGGCGGCGACGTTCCCCGCCACCGTGCAGTTCGCCGAAGGCAAGGCCAGCCTCACGGTGAAGTTCGCCACGGGTGGGTTGAACACCATCACCGTGACGGACGCGACCACCGACACGCTGTCCGCGTCGGTTCAGACCAACACCACGACGACGTCCACCGGCGGCGGTGATGGTGGTGGCGATGGCGACGACGATGACGACGATTCTGGCTGCAGCGCCACCTCCGGCACTGACGCCAGCATCTACCTGGGCCTGTTGGTCCTGGCGAAGTACGCGCTCGGGCGCAAGCGCCGCGGTCAGCTCGCGGCCTGA